TAGTTACTACGGTGAAGGGAATGCTGAGTGACAGTGAGCTGGCCGGGCTGCTTATTTTCGATGATTCCACGGGGAAGCAGATAGATGTTGATTTTCGCGGTACTACAGATGAGGTGCTTGCACGGTTAGCAGGGCCTTCAGGTGAGCCGCCTGGTGCAGAGGTGAATTCTCAGACCACGCGCCGGGCGGGCCGGCCGAAGCTCGGAGTAGTATCCGGCGAGGTAACGTTACTGCCAAGGCAATGGGAATGGCTCAAAGCCCAGCCTGGAGGGGCATCGGTAACCCTGCGCAAGCTGGTTGATGAAGCCAGCCGCGCCGGAGAACAGCAGAACACCATCCGCAAGTCCCAGGAAGCCGCTTATAGCTTCATGACAGCTATGGCCGGGGATTTCAGCCATTACGAAGAAGCTTTGCGCGCGCTGTATGCCGGTGATGCGGAGCGTTTGGACCAATACACTCAGGACTGGGCACCTGATATCCGTAGCCATGTTAAGAAATTAGCAGCCGGTGCGTTCCCAGAAGATGATTTAAAGGAGAAATAGACTATGAACATTATACAAACGAACAGCATTGAGCTGGCTTATGACAGCTTTGGCAACGATAAAGACGAGGCAATCATCCTGATAGCCGGACTTGGAACACAGATAATCCGCTGGACAGTTCCATTCTGCGAACAACTGGCAGCCCGGGGCTTCCGGGTGATCCGTTTTGACAACCGCGACACGGGCTGCTCCACCCATTACAGCCATTACCCGGCAATGGATTTCAACGCCTTGGCGGCTGCACTTATGTCGGGACAACGGCCGGACATGCCTTACATGCTTGATGACATGGCCGGTGACGTGATCGGACTGCTCGACGCTCTTGGGATTGACCTGGCACATGTTGTTGGACGGTCTATGGGCGGAATGATCGCCCAGCTTACAGCCAGTAAGTACCCGGATCGAATACTGTCGCTCACTTCCATCATGTCCACTTCCGGGAATCCCACTCTTCCGCAGGCTTCCCCGGAGGTCATGGGTTTGATGACTGCACCGGGCCCGAACCCGTTTGCGGATGAGGCGGGATTTCTGGCGCACAGTATGGCTTTTGCCAAGCGTATTGCCGGTACTGGCTATCCATTCGATGAAGAAGCTTATCGGGCACTCATTGCGGAGGAGGTCCGGCGGGCCTACGACCCGGGCAGCGTGGGACGGCAAATTGCCGCGATTGCGGTCTCCGGTGACCGCCGCCCGCGGCTGGCCGCCATACAAGCCCCAGCCCTTGTCATTCACGGGATGGACGATCCCTTGTTCGTTCCGGCGTGCGGGGAGGACACCGCTTCCTCCATCCCGGGCGCCGAGCTGATGCTGGTTGAAGGTATGGGACATGACCTGCCGCCTCAGTTGTATCAACAGACTATTGATGCTATAGCGCGGACCGCGCGTCGTATTTGACTAATCACTACATTGTGTAGTAGATTATAACTACTACGTAGTGTAGTAATAATGTTATGGACGCATAACAGAACTAAGAGGTGTTCACGGTGAACAAGATACAGAAGCTATCGGATACGGAATTAGAGCTGATGGAAGCTATATGGGCGAGTACGCCGCCAGTAACTTCAACAGAGCTGCTGAACCAGTTCGCACAGAAGGGAAGGGACTGGAAGGCGCAGACGATATCGACCTTTCTGTCGCGGCTGGTCGATAAGGGGTTCCTTACCTCCACACGGCATGGCCGGCTCAACAAATACGTCCCGGGCATAACGCCTGAGGAGTATAAGCTGGTTGAGACCCAACATGTTCTCGATGGGCTGTATCAAGGCTCGGTCAAAAACCTGATCTCCGCTATGTATGACGGCGACAAGCTGTCGGATGATGATATTGACGAGCTGAAGCAATGGTTCTCGGAGAAGTAGATGATGATAAACATCTTACTGAATCTTCTGATCTCGCTAGCCGTTGCCGGAAGTGTAGTAACCATCAGCATTCATGCATTGGGGAGATTATCGACCGGGCGTTTTCCGGCCCGTTGGCGTTACGGACTCATAAAGCTGGCACTGATCTTTTATACGTTCCCTATAGCTCTTGTTCTGCTGCGGGTATCAGAGCATCTGAGTTCACCGCATGTTGCAGCAAGTGTACAGAATACGCAGACTGGCAGGTTGACCGGCAATATAGCGGAATCCTTCCAGCCTGCAATGTTCACACTTACAAGAAGTACTGCCTATATCCTGCTGGGCATTTGGGCAGCGGGGGCTATCTCTTTTGCCGCCTGGCAGTGGTATGCTTACCGCAGATTTACCAGGGCGCTTGAACGTACCCGTACCATGATACCGGAGGATAGCGGGACGGCCATTCTGCTGAGGAGCATTAAGGAGCAGCTTGGCCTGACAAGCAGCGTCAAGCTTGCGTATAGTCCTGCGGCACGCAGTCCTTTTCTGGCCGGTCTGTGGAAACCGGTGATCTATCTGCCGGAACAGAGTCCTGACAAGCTGGATATGGAGATGGTGCTGCGCCATGAGCTGGTTCATCTGAAGCGGAAGGATCTGTGGATCAAGGCTGTATCTCTGTTCGTACGTACAATACACTGGTACAATCCTCTGGTTCACACCATCCCCGAAGAGCTTCACACCTGGAGCGAGCTGACCTGCGATCAAGTGGTTGTGCAGGAGATGACCCATGCAGAGCGCAAACGCTACGGCGGAACCATTCTGCAAGTCATGGCAGGGACAACAGGCCCGCCCGGCTCATTCCATGCCTCACTATCCGGTGACGGCCAACAACTACAAAGGAGATTAGCCCATATGCTTAACGTCAAAAAGCTGAACAGACAAACCCTGTTCTTATCGATAACCGCAGCCCTGTTAATTGCCGGGATCAGCACTTCTACCGCTGCATTAGCTTCCAAAGTTACGCCGCAAGTGGTGGCAGAACCGCAGAATGAGGATTCACGGATTATTGCGTCTGAAATAGCTCCTTCCAAATCGTCAGAAGGAGGAATAACCGAGCCAGTCCAAGTATCTGGCACCCAG
This region of Paenibacillus sp. FSL K6-1096 genomic DNA includes:
- a CDS encoding BlaI/MecI/CopY family transcriptional regulator, whose product is MNKIQKLSDTELELMEAIWASTPPVTSTELLNQFAQKGRDWKAQTISTFLSRLVDKGFLTSTRHGRLNKYVPGITPEEYKLVETQHVLDGLYQGSVKNLISAMYDGDKLSDDDIDELKQWFSEK
- a CDS encoding DUF2239 family protein gives rise to the protein MSTNNEQTHSFCTAFLGVEAVASGSLEHVVTTVKGMLSDSELAGLLIFDDSTGKQIDVDFRGTTDEVLARLAGPSGEPPGAEVNSQTTRRAGRPKLGVVSGEVTLLPRQWEWLKAQPGGASVTLRKLVDEASRAGEQQNTIRKSQEAAYSFMTAMAGDFSHYEEALRALYAGDAERLDQYTQDWAPDIRSHVKKLAAGAFPEDDLKEK
- a CDS encoding M56 family metallopeptidase, whose translation is MMINILLNLLISLAVAGSVVTISIHALGRLSTGRFPARWRYGLIKLALIFYTFPIALVLLRVSEHLSSPHVAASVQNTQTGRLTGNIAESFQPAMFTLTRSTAYILLGIWAAGAISFAAWQWYAYRRFTRALERTRTMIPEDSGTAILLRSIKEQLGLTSSVKLAYSPAARSPFLAGLWKPVIYLPEQSPDKLDMEMVLRHELVHLKRKDLWIKAVSLFVRTIHWYNPLVHTIPEELHTWSELTCDQVVVQEMTHAERKRYGGTILQVMAGTTGPPGSFHASLSGDGQQLQRRLAHMLNVKKLNRQTLFLSITAALLIAGISTSTAALASKVTPQVVAEPQNEDSRIIASEIAPSKSSEGGITEPVQVSGTQPAESSLIPVPDNTAGQPVPVPAESAESVTVPAAQPLPELVADSAESVLVPVPEGSPSQSDSVLVPAPVPDQERAVTKALPELVPAPAESVPAPAPAK
- a CDS encoding alpha/beta hydrolase: MNIIQTNSIELAYDSFGNDKDEAIILIAGLGTQIIRWTVPFCEQLAARGFRVIRFDNRDTGCSTHYSHYPAMDFNALAAALMSGQRPDMPYMLDDMAGDVIGLLDALGIDLAHVVGRSMGGMIAQLTASKYPDRILSLTSIMSTSGNPTLPQASPEVMGLMTAPGPNPFADEAGFLAHSMAFAKRIAGTGYPFDEEAYRALIAEEVRRAYDPGSVGRQIAAIAVSGDRRPRLAAIQAPALVIHGMDDPLFVPACGEDTASSIPGAELMLVEGMGHDLPPQLYQQTIDAIARTARRI